One window from the genome of Paraconexibacter algicola encodes:
- a CDS encoding methane monooxygenase: protein MATNRKRRSITQTHERIAQLGWEPTYHEPVPRYPTRYHIPKKSKDPMKQIMREYLPMELEKDDRVYGGHDAAVRAGMTAKAEDRWTEILKPFLTVTNYAEIGAGRCMSMLIDAIPSNELRNGYHVQYVDEVRHTGMQMALGRWYAKNVPDPSGWNQMMKAMPQDIFTLGGMNFVNHFMVGDPIQCAFALQVVAETAFTNVAFVALPDVAARNGDFTLPTTYLSVQSDEARHISNGYATLLTVLQDDRNIPFIQRDLQQAWWINHAFLDVFTAAVMEYFSRDRSDPESFLDKWDRWIRDDWYRAYVVKLGRLGLEMDSHIFDRARERIVKGLHHKVVMLAFATWPMHFWKFDGMDERDFEWFESKYPGWYDEYGFFWEAYRELDDPSEASMLLSGLMSEAPPFCWTCTMPSVIDEDMCHRVVDDRTRFYCSKECRWMDETNPGRYVGDRNYFDRFHGKDLADVVSELEFIRADGETLMGQPHLREKGKWTLNDLRRVGLTVESPNINTARSMGLPSGDWSSAYREGLTDATGRNGGPGPVSVQALDDPLPTSL, encoded by the coding sequence ATGGCCACCAACCGCAAGCGGCGCAGCATCACCCAGACCCACGAGCGCATCGCGCAGCTCGGCTGGGAACCCACGTACCACGAGCCCGTTCCGCGGTACCCCACCCGGTACCACATCCCCAAGAAGTCGAAGGACCCGATGAAGCAGATCATGCGGGAGTACCTCCCCATGGAGCTGGAGAAGGACGACCGGGTCTACGGCGGGCACGACGCTGCCGTGCGGGCGGGAATGACGGCCAAGGCGGAGGACCGGTGGACCGAGATCCTCAAGCCGTTCCTGACCGTGACGAACTACGCCGAGATCGGTGCGGGTCGGTGCATGTCGATGCTGATCGACGCGATCCCGTCCAACGAGCTGCGCAACGGCTACCACGTGCAGTACGTCGACGAGGTCCGCCATACCGGCATGCAGATGGCGCTCGGCCGCTGGTACGCGAAGAACGTCCCGGACCCCAGCGGCTGGAACCAGATGATGAAGGCGATGCCGCAGGACATCTTCACGCTCGGCGGCATGAACTTCGTCAACCACTTCATGGTGGGCGATCCGATCCAGTGCGCGTTCGCGCTCCAGGTCGTCGCCGAGACGGCGTTCACCAACGTCGCCTTCGTCGCGCTGCCGGACGTCGCGGCCCGCAATGGTGACTTCACGCTCCCGACCACGTACCTGAGCGTCCAGTCCGACGAGGCGCGACACATCTCCAACGGCTACGCGACCCTTCTCACGGTCCTGCAGGACGACCGCAACATCCCGTTCATCCAGCGCGACCTGCAGCAGGCCTGGTGGATCAACCACGCGTTCCTGGACGTCTTCACGGCGGCGGTGATGGAGTACTTCTCCCGCGACCGCTCGGACCCCGAGTCGTTCCTGGACAAGTGGGACCGCTGGATCCGCGACGACTGGTACCGCGCCTACGTCGTGAAGCTCGGGCGCCTCGGCCTCGAGATGGACTCGCACATCTTCGATCGCGCCCGCGAACGGATCGTCAAGGGGCTGCACCACAAGGTCGTGATGCTGGCGTTCGCGACGTGGCCGATGCACTTCTGGAAGTTCGACGGCATGGACGAGCGCGACTTCGAGTGGTTCGAGAGCAAGTACCCGGGCTGGTACGACGAGTACGGCTTCTTCTGGGAGGCCTACCGCGAGCTGGACGACCCGTCCGAGGCGTCGATGCTGCTGTCCGGCCTGATGTCGGAGGCGCCGCCCTTCTGCTGGACGTGCACCATGCCGTCGGTCATCGACGAGGACATGTGCCACCGGGTCGTCGACGACCGCACGCGGTTCTACTGCTCCAAGGAGTGCCGCTGGATGGACGAGACCAACCCGGGCCGCTACGTCGGGGACCGCAACTACTTCGACCGCTTCCACGGCAAGGACCTCGCCGACGTGGTGTCCGAGCTCGAGTTCATCCGCGCGGACGGCGAGACGCTGATGGGGCAGCCGCACCTGCGCGAGAAGGGGAAGTGGACGCTCAACGACCTCCGCCGTGTCGGCCTGACCGTCGAGAGCCCGAACATCAACACGGCGCGCTCGATGGGGCTCCCGTCGGGTGACTGGTCCTCCGCCTACCGCGAAGGGCTGACCGACGCGACCGGCCGCAACGGCGGTCCCGGCCCGGTGTCCGTCCAGGCGCTGGACGACCCGCTGCCGACCTCGCTCTGA
- a CDS encoding MmoB/DmpM family protein, whose product MSAPSAEGSYDYVGIVMAKSAEGDAVADILRDKPGVEIVEQPSFWDIRAPDRLEIDYDEVSEELGVEIDAYAIQHEMSTHYGRMIATDDKLLLFADPVEAMEFLGG is encoded by the coding sequence ATGAGCGCGCCGTCCGCCGAGGGCAGCTACGACTACGTCGGGATCGTCATGGCCAAGAGCGCCGAGGGCGACGCGGTCGCGGACATCCTGCGGGACAAGCCCGGGGTCGAGATCGTCGAGCAGCCGTCGTTCTGGGACATCCGCGCACCCGATCGCCTGGAGATCGACTACGACGAGGTCTCCGAGGAGCTCGGGGTGGAGATCGACGCGTACGCGATCCAGCACGAGATGTCCACGCACTACGGGCGGATGATCGCCACCGACGACAAGCTCCTGCTGTTCGCCGACCCCGTCGAGGCGATGGAGTTCCTGGGCGGCTGA
- a CDS encoding long-chain fatty acid--CoA ligase, translating to MLEGLVQNDHPLTVGMILRRMRTVNGDSEVVTLRAPGQLDRATYREVGDRCDLLADALSKLGVGEGDRVGTFMWNNQEHLEAYYAIPAMGAVLHTLNLRLFPEQLVYIVNHAKDKVIIVNDSVIPLLAPHTDKFETVEKYIVVGDGDSSALPQDKVIKYEDLLASAEPGFQYPDIDDRSASGLCYTSGTTGDPKGVLYSNRSTFLHAIASGMTDSLGVSGADIVMPVVPMFHAQAWGLAYAAPLVGANLVMPDKFLQGEPLAKLIEGEKVTVAGAVPTLWMDLLRYADENKPDLSSLRCVPCGGAAVPKSLMEAFQERHGVLIVQAWGMTETSPLGAVARPPRGVSEEESWAYRTTAGRVAPGVEARITDDEGKEVAWDGESTGELEVRGPWIASAYYETDAPEKFHDGWLRTGDVAAINPQGYIRITDRAKDVIKSGGEWISSVDLENELMSHPAVREAAVIAKPDERYTERPLACVVLDEGKEVQAGELASFLLDRVAKWWIPDEYAFIEEVPKTSVGKFDKKVLRARLEDGELTDRQTVEKIGA from the coding sequence ATGCTCGAAGGTCTCGTCCAGAACGACCACCCACTGACCGTGGGCATGATCCTGCGCCGGATGCGCACGGTGAACGGCGACTCCGAGGTGGTGACGCTCCGCGCCCCGGGCCAGCTGGACCGGGCGACCTACCGCGAGGTCGGCGACCGCTGCGACCTGCTCGCGGACGCGCTCTCCAAGCTCGGCGTCGGCGAGGGCGACCGCGTCGGCACGTTCATGTGGAACAACCAGGAGCACCTCGAGGCCTACTACGCCATCCCGGCGATGGGCGCGGTCCTGCACACGCTGAACCTGCGGCTCTTCCCCGAGCAGCTCGTCTACATCGTGAACCACGCGAAGGACAAGGTCATCATCGTCAACGACTCGGTGATCCCGCTCCTCGCGCCGCACACCGACAAGTTCGAGACCGTCGAGAAGTACATCGTCGTCGGCGACGGGGACTCCAGCGCCCTGCCGCAGGACAAGGTCATCAAGTACGAGGACCTCCTCGCGAGCGCCGAGCCGGGCTTCCAGTACCCCGACATCGACGATCGCAGCGCCTCGGGCCTCTGCTACACGTCCGGCACGACGGGCGACCCCAAGGGCGTCCTGTACTCCAACCGCTCGACGTTCCTGCACGCCATCGCGTCCGGCATGACCGACTCGCTGGGCGTTAGCGGCGCCGACATCGTCATGCCGGTCGTCCCGATGTTCCACGCCCAGGCGTGGGGTCTCGCGTACGCCGCGCCGCTCGTCGGGGCGAACCTCGTGATGCCGGACAAGTTCCTGCAGGGCGAGCCGCTCGCGAAGCTCATCGAGGGCGAGAAGGTCACCGTCGCCGGGGCGGTCCCGACGCTGTGGATGGACCTCCTGCGCTACGCCGACGAGAACAAGCCCGACCTGTCGTCCCTGCGGTGCGTGCCGTGCGGCGGCGCCGCGGTGCCGAAGTCCCTCATGGAGGCATTCCAGGAGCGCCACGGCGTGCTGATCGTCCAGGCCTGGGGCATGACCGAGACCTCGCCGCTCGGCGCGGTCGCCCGGCCGCCGCGCGGGGTCTCCGAGGAGGAGTCGTGGGCCTACCGGACCACCGCCGGCCGCGTCGCGCCCGGGGTCGAGGCGCGCATCACCGACGACGAGGGCAAGGAGGTCGCGTGGGACGGCGAGTCCACGGGCGAGCTCGAGGTCCGCGGGCCGTGGATCGCGAGCGCGTACTACGAGACGGACGCGCCGGAGAAGTTCCACGACGGCTGGCTGCGCACCGGTGACGTCGCCGCGATCAACCCGCAGGGCTACATCCGCATCACCGACCGGGCGAAGGACGTCATCAAGTCCGGCGGCGAGTGGATCTCCTCCGTCGACCTCGAGAACGAGCTGATGTCGCACCCGGCGGTGCGCGAGGCGGCGGTCATCGCCAAGCCCGACGAGCGCTACACCGAGCGCCCGCTCGCCTGCGTCGTGCTCGACGAGGGCAAGGAGGTGCAGGCCGGGGAGCTCGCGTCGTTCCTGCTCGATCGCGTCGCCAAGTGGTGGATCCCGGACGAGTACGCGTTCATCGAGGAGGTCCCGAAGACCTCCGTCGGCAAGTTCGACAAGAAGGTCCTGCGCGCCCGCCTGGAGGACGGCGAGCTGACCGACCGCCAGACGGTCGAGAAGATCGGGGCCTGA
- a CDS encoding NADH:ubiquinone reductase (Na(+)-transporting) subunit F → MARILFEPIGEEIDCAEDETILDASFRQGYSLVHGCRAGQCSACKCYLLEGEVSLKTYSTFALSESESEQGYTLLCRAMPDDDDITVELLHFDPDNYKAEHEIQDGRAVVESVRDLTHDISEVVLRVLEPAGFAFAPGHFVDLHVPGSDERRSFSMANLPGDGRLELIVKRYPGGRISGLLDGGALAAGDELGFTGPYGTFRLRENDRPMLMIAGGSGMAPQLALLRQIADEGIERPVRFFYGARTRDDLFLLDELAALSVRISDLRFVPVLSEEEWDGEQGFVHDAVARYLDGGELGEDVEAYLCGPPPMVEAATEMLVDGRGIDAAQVHFDKFTTSVAVGDQEATT, encoded by the coding sequence ATGGCGCGCATCCTCTTCGAGCCGATCGGCGAGGAGATCGACTGCGCCGAGGATGAGACGATCCTCGACGCGTCGTTCCGCCAGGGGTATTCCCTGGTGCACGGCTGCCGCGCCGGCCAGTGCTCGGCGTGCAAGTGCTACCTGCTCGAAGGCGAGGTCTCGCTGAAGACCTACTCGACGTTCGCGCTGTCGGAGTCCGAGAGCGAGCAGGGCTACACGTTGCTGTGCCGGGCGATGCCGGACGACGACGACATCACCGTCGAGCTCCTGCACTTCGACCCCGACAACTACAAGGCCGAGCACGAGATCCAGGACGGCCGGGCGGTCGTCGAGTCCGTCCGTGACCTGACGCACGACATCAGCGAGGTCGTGCTCCGCGTGCTCGAGCCTGCCGGCTTCGCGTTCGCCCCGGGGCACTTCGTGGACCTGCACGTCCCCGGCAGCGACGAGCGGCGGTCGTTCTCGATGGCGAACCTGCCGGGCGACGGGCGGCTGGAGCTCATCGTCAAGCGCTACCCGGGGGGTCGGATCTCCGGACTCCTCGACGGCGGGGCGCTCGCCGCCGGTGACGAGCTCGGCTTCACCGGCCCGTACGGGACGTTCCGCCTGCGCGAGAACGACCGGCCCATGCTGATGATCGCGGGCGGCTCCGGCATGGCGCCGCAGCTCGCGCTGCTGCGGCAGATCGCCGACGAGGGCATCGAGCGCCCTGTGCGGTTCTTCTACGGGGCACGGACACGCGACGACCTGTTCCTGCTCGACGAGCTCGCGGCGTTGTCCGTGCGCATCTCGGATCTGCGGTTCGTCCCGGTCCTCTCCGAGGAGGAGTGGGACGGCGAGCAGGGGTTCGTCCACGACGCCGTCGCCCGTTACCTCGACGGCGGCGAGCTCGGCGAAGACGTCGAGGCGTACCTCTGCGGCCCGCCGCCGATGGTCGAGGCCGCCACCGAGATGCTCGTCGACGGCCGTGGCATCGACGCCGCGCAGGTCCACTTCGACAAGTTCACGACGTCGGTCGCCGTCGGCGACCAGGAGGCCACCACATGA
- a CDS encoding alpha/beta fold hydrolase: MEVAGVDVLDLPGDPARRPLVLLHEGLGSIGLWRDTPRTLASATGRRVVAYSRPGHGRSAPPPGGARTAAFFDREADVVLPALLDGLGITAPLLVGHSDGATIALLHAARHPVGGVVAIAPHVFVETDAVGGIEDAVRAFEEGDLRARMAKHHDDPDHVFRSWSDLWLDPRFWSWTIEDEIAPLAAPLLLVHGARDHYGTLAQLDRIEAAVSASRVQRLVVDAGHSPHLDRPEVLRDAIAGFAAGLP, from the coding sequence GTGGAGGTGGCCGGCGTCGACGTCCTGGACCTGCCCGGCGATCCCGCTCGCCGGCCGCTCGTCCTGCTGCACGAAGGGCTCGGCTCGATCGGCCTGTGGCGGGACACGCCGCGGACCCTCGCGAGCGCCACCGGGCGTCGCGTCGTCGCCTACTCGCGACCGGGGCACGGGCGCAGCGCCCCGCCGCCCGGCGGTGCCCGCACCGCCGCCTTCTTCGACCGCGAGGCCGACGTCGTGCTCCCCGCCCTCCTCGACGGGCTCGGGATCACCGCGCCGCTGCTCGTCGGGCACTCCGACGGGGCGACGATCGCGCTCCTGCACGCGGCGCGCCACCCGGTCGGCGGCGTCGTCGCGATCGCGCCGCACGTGTTCGTCGAGACCGACGCGGTCGGTGGCATCGAGGACGCCGTCAGGGCCTTCGAGGAGGGCGACCTGCGCGCCCGCATGGCCAAGCACCACGACGACCCCGACCACGTCTTCCGCTCCTGGAGCGACCTCTGGCTGGACCCGCGCTTCTGGAGCTGGACGATCGAGGACGAGATCGCGCCGCTGGCCGCACCGCTGCTGCTCGTGCACGGCGCCCGGGACCACTACGGCACACTCGCGCAGCTCGACCGCATCGAGGCCGCGGTCTCGGCGAGCCGCGTCCAGCGGCTCGTCGTCGACGCCGGGCACAGCCCGCACCTCGACCGGCCCGAGGTCCTGCGCGACGCGATCGCGGGCTTCGCGGCCGGACTGCCGTGA